The stretch of DNA CATCGCCGACACCGGGACGACGCCGCCGCCCAGCGCCTTGCCGAACAGGTAGGCGTCCGGCACCACGCCGCTGTGCTCGCAGGCCAGCACGGTCCCGGTGCGGCCCAGCCCGGCCTGCACCTCGTCCGCGATGAGCAGCACGTTCTCCCGGTCGCACAGCTCGCGCAGCCGGGGCAGGTAGTCGGCGGGCGGGACGATGACGCCGGCCTCGCCCTGGACCGGCTCCACCAGCACCGCGGCGGTGGTGCCGTCCACCGCCTCGGCGACCGCGTCGGCGTCGCCGTAGGGCACCGAGCGGAACCCGGGGGTGTAGGGGCCGAAGCCGCCGTAGGCGTCGGGGTCGGAGGAGAAGGAGATGATGGTGGTGGTGCGGCCGTGGAAGTTGCCGCCCGCCACGATGATGGTGGCCTGGCCGTCCGGGACGCCCTTGACGTCGTAGGCCCACCTGCGGGCGACCTTGATGGCGGTCTCCACCGCCTCCGCCCCGGTGTTCATCGGCAGCACCCGCTCCTTGCCGACCAGGTCGGCGAGGGCGGTGACGAACGGCGCGAACTGGTCGTTGTAGAAGGCCCGGCTGGTGAGCGTCACCCGGTCCAGCTGGTGGTGGGCGGCGGCGAGCAGGTCCGGGTTGCGGTGCCCGAAGTTCATCGCCGAGTACCCGGCGAGCATGTCGAGGTGGCGCCGCCCCTCGACGTCGGTGACCCACGCGCCCTCGCCTTCGGCGATCACGACGGGCAGGGGGGCGTAGTTGTGCGCCGAACGTGCCTCGGCGAGGGCGATGTGCTCGGCGGTCGAGACAGGGGGTCGAGAGGGGTCTCCTCCGGACTGCCTGTTCCCCAGAACGCGGGTGTCGCTCATCCAGGTGTCCCTTCCGATCGACATTGATCGTTTTTCGCTCTGTGGATACCCCGGGGCGGATGTGCGGAAGCGCACCCGGGGCGGCCTCCAGAAGCAGAACAGATGCCCGTATCCGGACACAAGGGTCCGGAGGCGACGGGTTTCCCCTGCGCCGCCCGCTCCCCTCCCGCACCGGTCCGGGGGCGGTTCCGGGCGCCCGGTGGCGCCCCCGATCGGCGACTTCGGTCACAGGGCCTCCGCCCGGGGGTCACATCCGAAACCCCGGCGCCGGCACCCCGCCCTGATATCGCCCCACTGA from Nocardiopsis composta encodes:
- the rocD gene encoding ornithine--oxo-acid transaminase, which encodes MSDTRVLGNRQSGGDPSRPPVSTAEHIALAEARSAHNYAPLPVVIAEGEGAWVTDVEGRRHLDMLAGYSAMNFGHRNPDLLAAAHHQLDRVTLTSRAFYNDQFAPFVTALADLVGKERVLPMNTGAEAVETAIKVARRWAYDVKGVPDGQATIIVAGGNFHGRTTTIISFSSDPDAYGGFGPYTPGFRSVPYGDADAVAEAVDGTTAAVLVEPVQGEAGVIVPPADYLPRLRELCDRENVLLIADEVQAGLGRTGTVLACEHSGVVPDAYLFGKALGGGVVPVSAMVADESVLGVIHPGQHGSTFGGNPLAGAMGRTVVRMLKEGPYLENARRLGEVLSTRLKEFTGNGVVTARSIGLWAGIDVDPALATGREMCERLLQRGVLVKDTHGSTIRFSPPLVISEEDLNWGLDQLGAVLAELRAERA